The Nitrospirota bacterium genomic interval GGGCGTGTGCAACACCTTAAAAGTCAGACCGCCTGCTTTAATCTCGTCGCCCTCGTTTATAAACCCGTCAGGCCGGGGGATGTCGTCAAGATTAAATCCCCAGAATGCCGCCTGGTCCTTTGCCGAATCATATAACTCCATGTCGCCCTTGTGTATGAAAATTTTCGCGCCTGTTGCTTTTTTAATCTCGCCTACTCCGCTTACGTGGTCAAAATGCGAATGTGTGCAGACAATTGCAGTGACCTCCAAGCCCTCATCTTTGATTACATCAATAATCCTGTCCGCCTCATCTCCGGGGTCAATGACAATCGCCTGCTTAGTCTTCTCATCGCCTGCGATATAGCAGTTTTCCTGAAGCGGCCCTACGATTAGTTTTTTAAGAAGCATTATCTGCAAACCTCTTTGGGGATTGTTAAAGTTGATTGTACAAACACAATCAACTTGTCTTAAATAAATAACTTTCTACTTTGCTTATAAACT includes:
- a CDS encoding MBL fold metallo-hydrolase, whose product is MLLKKLIVGPLQENCYIAGDEKTKQAIVIDPGDEADRIIDVIKDEGLEVTAIVCTHSHFDHVSGVGEIKKATGAKIFIHKGDMELYDSAKDQAAFWGFNLDDIPRPDGFINEGDEIKAGGLTFKVLHTPGHSKGSICLYGHGTAFTGDTLFEGNVGRTDFPGGSMAELKESFKRLLTLPEDTKVLSGHGNDTTIGREKRENFFAEEL